A section of the Streptomyces sp. V3I8 genome encodes:
- a CDS encoding non-ribosomal peptide synthetase, translating to MKNLQGSSAAESSVGATLALATFPELFEARVREAPGAPAVESADRSWTYEELNARANRIAHWLIGRGIGPERVVAVAMPRSAEQIAVLLGIMKAGAAYLPWDLSYPSERLAFMATDSAPAAVLTTRLASARLPDVLDTDVVAVDAPSTLAAWDEAPQSDPLDAERIAPLSTAHTAYVIYTSGSTGRPKGVTVTHSGLAALRAEAVRLGDLGVGTDARVLQFASLSFDMSVWDLVSGLTTGAVLVVPEQERLVGEDLADLLAAKGVTHATLPPSVLATLPPGTSGSLERLRVLVIGGEACTPGLVTEWGPGRRFINAYGPTEATVWATFSGSLSEGAVPIGAAMTDTRVHLLDEHLAPVADGQAGELYLAGPSLARGYLGRRALTAARFVADPFGPKGSRMYRTGDVARRDAEGQLVYLGRSDGQVKVRGQRIETGEVEAVLATHPRVRQAVVVAHDGGTGRGKQLVGYVVPVSEEEPSRSGRGGGAGHLALELGLGAAELRAFLVKRLPNGMVPGVMMVIDEVPLTPNGKADKAALPRPEFRGAHYRAPGSDTEKMLAAIFAEVLSVSQVGVDDDFFTLGGDSIQSLQIASGARARGLAVSSRQIFEFRTVSALAEAVTAYRAGPGTALAELDGGGAGWLPHLPATRFLRARGPGSTRSAQAMVLELPEGMDRTGLVVTLRAVIDHHDALRARVVETDGGGLLVGAPGSTNVDALIRRVARDGRPWDAGTTGEGAESWDGLLRSEIDLATSRLDPAAGVTAQFVWFDTGTARRGRLLVLLHQFVVDAGSWHILLSDLASAWRQIRDGRTPELAPVGTSVRRWAHALVDEAHRPGRVAELDLWRSVVEGPDPDLGARRLDPVVDVDVDSTLAETRVRLPAEVTETLLTALPSAFHCGADDAMLAALAMAVTRWRAGRGVHASSSLISRESRRAEEAVPGADLSRTVGPLTCVTPVRLDMDGVDLEDAFAGGPAAGTLVKAVKEQLRALPDHGIGYGLLRHLNPETAAVLERLGTGQVFFRFTDRTDAAVLPAEAHGFGLLPAPAVRGRGEQAAPAAVVIDASVTRTAEGPVLEALFTAPEGLLPATGVRELADLWRQALEGLARHTAEPGAGGLSPSDVSLVTVTQDDIDDWRERYPGLSDIWPVPPLPLGMLVHSLMEREAGAELDTYQVQYTLRLSGPVDPARLRTAAQALLDRHPVLRTAYASGPDGDLVQLVIDDVALPWQFLDLSGLAETMRDSTYQQFLAGDLKMHFDPAAPPMLRMSLITLSADRHDLVLTAHHANVDGWCLPLLVRDLLQLYAARGDASALPPARSYREYLVWLAEQDPQESARVWAAELAGIEGPTLIAPETGPGADSADVGWVGVPLRVEAARELPHRAAEAGVTLNTLVQSAWAVVLNRLSGRQDVVLAAAVSGRPATLPGAEAVVGTFVNTVPVRVPYAPDGTFAQMMTDLQDRQGALLGHHHYGLVGIQRAAGLPTLTDSLIGFESFPLDREAIAEASEAAGIAVTGIDLFTLSHFPVTVFVYPDGDHLRLNLQYQQHLFGREQAEEMAALYGRVLKEIAANPQVRLHDVARGHVIEQAPSAADLERDTTAAADEGAGAAPEGLGPVPHHDLRAADTVPAAGETQELDPAQFFRARLGDVSEPTVMFGIQHVHGDGHRSLRRTLDPELGERVRAVAADLDVGPAVLFHAAWSLVVSACSGRNDVVFGTVVSGLSGPRDNERAVGNILPVRVDLAGAGVRDLLRTTDRTLRDLVRHRRTPSAVAHGHSAVPSGTPLYNAVLDYRDPEFVDRVHDTAAHPVAMAVGDLRHSFELDARTDRSQDPGLVIGCLETAMTRLVDVLTDESAEQFPALELSVLSDALCREVLTEWNRTPSAAPVARTVHEWFQETAAAAPEAVAVEFEDRRLSYGELNVRANRLARHLRGLGVGPGVLVALCLSRSEHLVVAVLAVLKAGGAYVPVDPASPADRVGHILIDSAPRLLVTDGALPDGLAVPSVPVVDVRADADRWAALAEDDVTGTEVGPSDLAYVIYTSGSTGVPKGVMVEHHHVVRLFTSTDDQFRFDERDVWTLFHSFAFDFSVWEIWGALLHGGRLVVVPQAITRNPQDFYRLLCTSGVTVLNQTPTAFRQLVAVQAEDAEPHAVRVVVFGGEALDVASLKPWLRRPVNKNTQLVNGYGITETTVFVTFHPLTEADVDRPVSPIGQRIADLCTYVLDRHGRPVPVGVVGELYIGGAGVTRGYLNRPELTAERFLEDPFREESGARMYRSGDLVRLLPGGSLEYLGRNDDQVKIRGFRIELGEIEARLAEHPGIQDARVLVRAYEGEQDRRLVAYLVPAADRAPVVRELLRLERTDPEAFDRTFELPNGLTVFQRNRSETEFRYDEIFTQLRYLRNGLTIDDGDTVVDAGAGIGLFTLFAGTRSPGARIYAFEPIPPVLDPLRRNVALHGLNAKVFDCGLAAEAGEETFTFSRHRTAISSSVTTAEGGPVDEPVDARPDSEEFTCRLRTLSEIIAEESIDRIDLLRIGVKHAGYEVLRGVRPRDWAMIRQLVIELHDVNGQLEKVMTLLKTLGYDIVCERSNRSVGDTVLHDVYARRADDRSGRPLPGLTDTVSRQRWAGRAALLTDVRESLRTVLPEYMLPTAHVLLEELPLTLNGKLDQKALPEPVSKGRAHAAPRTVQERQLCDLIAEVLRVDRVGMDDNFFGLGGDSLLATRLTSRIGKTLGVNVLIRAVYEARDIAELAHTVKNAPAAHQPRLRRMNRSAEQ from the coding sequence GTGAAGAACCTACAAGGATCGTCTGCTGCCGAGTCGTCCGTCGGCGCGACCCTTGCCCTGGCCACCTTTCCTGAGCTGTTCGAGGCACGAGTCCGGGAAGCGCCGGGCGCGCCGGCCGTCGAGTCGGCCGATCGGTCCTGGACGTACGAGGAGCTGAACGCGCGGGCGAACCGGATCGCGCACTGGCTGATCGGCCGGGGGATCGGCCCGGAGCGGGTGGTGGCGGTGGCCATGCCACGCTCGGCCGAGCAGATCGCCGTGCTGCTCGGCATCATGAAGGCGGGGGCGGCGTACCTGCCCTGGGACCTGAGCTACCCGTCGGAACGGCTCGCCTTCATGGCCACCGACTCCGCCCCCGCGGCCGTGTTGACCACGCGGCTCGCGTCCGCACGGTTGCCCGACGTTTTGGACACGGACGTGGTGGCGGTGGACGCGCCGTCGACGCTGGCGGCCTGGGACGAGGCGCCGCAGTCGGACCCGCTGGACGCCGAGCGCATCGCGCCGCTGAGCACGGCGCACACCGCGTACGTCATCTACACCTCGGGCTCGACCGGCCGTCCCAAGGGTGTGACGGTGACGCACTCCGGGCTCGCCGCACTGCGGGCCGAGGCCGTGCGGCTCGGCGACCTCGGCGTGGGGACGGACGCGCGAGTGCTGCAGTTCGCGTCGCTGAGCTTCGACATGTCGGTGTGGGACCTGGTGTCGGGGCTGACCACCGGAGCCGTGCTCGTGGTGCCCGAGCAGGAGCGTCTGGTGGGGGAGGACCTGGCCGATCTCCTGGCGGCAAAGGGTGTGACGCATGCGACCCTGCCGCCCAGCGTGCTGGCCACGCTGCCCCCGGGCACCTCGGGATCGCTCGAGCGGCTGCGCGTCCTGGTGATCGGCGGTGAGGCGTGCACACCGGGACTGGTCACCGAGTGGGGGCCGGGGCGGCGGTTCATCAACGCGTACGGGCCGACGGAGGCCACCGTGTGGGCCACGTTCAGCGGGTCGCTGAGCGAGGGTGCCGTACCCATCGGTGCGGCGATGACGGACACGCGGGTGCACCTGCTCGACGAGCACCTCGCGCCGGTCGCCGACGGACAGGCCGGTGAACTGTATCTGGCGGGTCCGAGCCTGGCGCGCGGGTACCTGGGGCGCCGGGCACTGACCGCGGCGCGGTTCGTGGCGGATCCGTTCGGTCCGAAGGGCTCGCGGATGTACCGCACCGGGGACGTGGCACGCAGGGACGCCGAGGGACAGCTCGTGTACCTCGGCCGCAGCGACGGCCAGGTCAAGGTGCGAGGTCAGCGGATCGAGACCGGTGAGGTGGAGGCCGTACTCGCGACGCACCCCAGGGTCCGTCAGGCGGTCGTCGTCGCCCATGACGGCGGGACCGGCCGGGGCAAGCAGCTGGTCGGCTACGTGGTGCCGGTGTCCGAGGAGGAGCCCTCCCGCTCCGGACGCGGCGGTGGCGCCGGGCACCTTGCGCTGGAACTGGGGCTCGGCGCGGCGGAACTGCGTGCGTTCCTCGTCAAACGGCTCCCGAACGGCATGGTGCCCGGGGTGATGATGGTCATCGACGAGGTGCCGCTGACGCCGAACGGCAAGGCGGACAAGGCGGCACTGCCCCGGCCCGAGTTCCGCGGGGCCCACTACCGGGCCCCGGGCTCGGACACCGAGAAGATGCTCGCCGCGATCTTCGCCGAGGTGCTCTCGGTGAGCCAGGTCGGCGTGGACGACGACTTTTTCACGCTCGGCGGTGACAGCATCCAGTCCCTGCAGATCGCCTCCGGCGCACGGGCACGGGGACTGGCGGTCAGCTCCCGGCAGATCTTCGAGTTCCGTACGGTGTCCGCCCTTGCCGAGGCGGTCACCGCGTACCGGGCGGGCCCCGGGACGGCGCTCGCCGAACTGGACGGCGGCGGGGCGGGGTGGCTGCCGCACCTGCCCGCGACACGGTTCCTCCGGGCCCGCGGACCGGGTTCCACGCGGTCCGCGCAGGCGATGGTCCTGGAACTTCCCGAGGGCATGGACCGAACCGGGCTGGTCGTCACGCTGAGAGCCGTGATCGACCACCACGACGCGCTGCGCGCCCGTGTGGTGGAGACGGACGGCGGCGGTCTCCTCGTGGGTGCACCCGGGTCGACGAACGTGGACGCTTTGATCCGACGGGTCGCCCGGGACGGCCGCCCGTGGGACGCCGGCACGACGGGCGAGGGGGCCGAGTCCTGGGACGGACTCCTTCGCTCGGAGATCGACCTCGCCACGAGCCGCCTGGACCCGGCGGCAGGCGTGACGGCGCAGTTCGTCTGGTTCGATACGGGCACCGCACGGCGCGGACGGCTCCTGGTGCTCCTGCACCAGTTCGTCGTGGACGCCGGGTCCTGGCACATCCTCCTGTCCGACCTGGCCTCGGCCTGGCGGCAGATCCGCGACGGCAGGACCCCCGAACTCGCACCGGTGGGTACGTCGGTGCGCCGCTGGGCCCATGCCCTGGTCGACGAGGCGCACCGACCCGGGCGCGTCGCCGAACTCGACCTGTGGCGCTCCGTCGTCGAGGGCCCCGACCCGGACCTCGGCGCCCGCCGCCTCGACCCGGTCGTGGACGTGGACGTGGACTCCACACTCGCCGAAACCCGCGTACGGCTTCCGGCCGAGGTCACAGAAACCCTCCTGACCGCTCTGCCGTCCGCCTTCCACTGCGGGGCCGACGACGCCATGCTCGCCGCCCTCGCGATGGCCGTGACGCGCTGGCGGGCCGGACGGGGCGTGCACGCGTCCTCCTCGCTGATCAGCAGGGAATCCCGTCGTGCGGAGGAAGCCGTACCAGGGGCCGATCTGTCCCGCACCGTGGGTCCGCTCACCTGTGTCACCCCCGTCCGTCTCGACATGGACGGAGTCGACCTGGAGGATGCGTTCGCGGGCGGACCGGCCGCCGGCACCCTTGTCAAGGCCGTCAAGGAACAGCTGCGGGCCCTGCCCGACCACGGCATCGGCTACGGCCTCCTGCGCCACCTCAACCCCGAGACCGCCGCCGTCCTGGAGCGCCTCGGCACCGGGCAGGTCTTCTTCCGCTTCACGGACCGCACCGATGCCGCCGTTCTGCCGGCCGAGGCGCACGGCTTCGGCCTGCTCCCCGCGCCCGCGGTGCGCGGGCGCGGGGAGCAGGCCGCGCCCGCCGCGGTCGTCATCGACGCGAGCGTCACGCGCACCGCCGAAGGCCCGGTTCTGGAAGCCCTGTTCACCGCCCCTGAGGGACTTCTGCCGGCCACTGGGGTACGCGAACTGGCGGACCTCTGGCGCCAGGCACTCGAAGGGCTCGCCCGGCACACCGCCGAGCCCGGCGCGGGGGGTCTGAGCCCGTCGGACGTATCGCTGGTGACCGTCACGCAGGACGACATCGACGACTGGCGGGAGCGCTACCCGGGTCTGTCCGACATCTGGCCGGTACCGCCCCTGCCACTGGGCATGCTGGTGCACTCCTTGATGGAGCGTGAGGCCGGGGCCGAGCTCGACACATACCAGGTCCAGTACACGCTGCGACTGTCCGGGCCGGTTGATCCTGCCCGCCTGCGCACCGCGGCACAGGCACTCCTCGACCGGCACCCGGTGCTGCGCACCGCCTACGCCTCGGGTCCGGACGGTGACCTTGTCCAACTGGTGATCGACGACGTCGCGTTGCCCTGGCAGTTCCTGGACCTGAGCGGGCTCGCCGAGACCATGCGGGACTCGACGTACCAGCAGTTCCTCGCGGGCGACCTCAAGATGCATTTCGACCCGGCCGCACCTCCGATGCTGCGCATGTCGCTGATCACCCTGTCCGCGGACCGTCATGACCTCGTCCTGACGGCCCATCACGCCAATGTCGACGGCTGGTGTCTGCCGCTGCTGGTCAGGGACCTGCTGCAGCTGTACGCCGCCCGGGGCGACGCTTCTGCGCTGCCCCCGGCCCGCAGCTACCGTGAGTACCTGGTCTGGCTGGCCGAACAGGATCCGCAGGAGTCGGCCCGCGTATGGGCGGCGGAGCTGGCGGGCATCGAGGGGCCGACACTGATCGCGCCCGAGACCGGCCCCGGTGCGGACAGCGCGGACGTCGGCTGGGTCGGCGTCCCGTTGCGGGTCGAGGCGGCCCGTGAACTGCCGCACCGTGCCGCCGAGGCGGGGGTCACCCTGAACACCCTGGTGCAGAGCGCCTGGGCCGTCGTCCTCAACCGCCTGAGTGGCCGTCAGGACGTGGTGCTGGCCGCCGCCGTTTCCGGCCGGCCCGCCACACTGCCGGGTGCGGAGGCCGTCGTCGGCACGTTCGTCAACACCGTCCCGGTGCGCGTCCCCTATGCTCCCGACGGCACCTTCGCCCAGATGATGACGGACCTGCAGGACCGCCAGGGCGCCTTGCTCGGCCACCACCACTACGGGCTCGTCGGAATCCAGCGGGCCGCCGGGCTCCCGACCCTGACCGACAGCCTCATCGGCTTCGAGTCCTTCCCGCTGGACCGCGAGGCCATCGCGGAGGCGAGTGAGGCGGCCGGCATCGCCGTCACCGGTATCGACCTGTTCACCCTGAGCCACTTCCCCGTGACCGTGTTCGTCTACCCCGACGGCGACCACCTGCGTCTGAACCTTCAGTACCAGCAGCACCTGTTCGGCCGCGAGCAGGCGGAAGAGATGGCCGCACTGTACGGACGGGTACTCAAGGAGATCGCCGCGAACCCGCAGGTCCGGCTCCACGACGTGGCCCGCGGGCACGTCATCGAGCAGGCGCCCTCCGCGGCGGACCTCGAAAGGGACACCACCGCGGCGGCGGACGAAGGGGCCGGTGCTGCCCCCGAGGGGCTCGGACCCGTCCCTCACCACGATCTTCGCGCCGCGGACACGGTGCCCGCCGCCGGGGAGACCCAGGAGCTCGACCCGGCGCAGTTCTTCCGGGCCCGTCTCGGCGATGTGTCCGAGCCCACCGTGATGTTCGGGATCCAGCACGTCCACGGCGACGGTCACCGGAGTCTGCGCCGCACGCTGGACCCGGAGCTCGGTGAACGCGTCCGGGCCGTCGCGGCGGACTTGGACGTCGGTCCGGCCGTCCTGTTCCACGCGGCCTGGTCCCTGGTGGTGTCGGCGTGCAGCGGGCGCAACGACGTGGTCTTCGGCACCGTTGTGTCCGGACTTTCCGGGCCCCGCGACAACGAGCGCGCGGTCGGCAACATCCTTCCCGTACGGGTCGACCTGGCCGGCGCCGGTGTGCGGGATCTGCTGCGCACCACGGACCGGACCCTGCGTGACCTGGTCCGCCACCGGCGGACCCCGTCGGCCGTCGCCCACGGTCACAGCGCCGTGCCGTCGGGGACCCCGCTGTACAACGCGGTCCTCGACTACCGGGACCCGGAGTTCGTCGACCGTGTCCACGACACCGCCGCCCATCCCGTCGCGATGGCGGTCGGCGACCTGCGGCACTCCTTCGAGCTCGACGCGCGGACCGACCGGTCCCAGGACCCCGGGCTCGTCATCGGCTGTCTGGAGACAGCCATGACGCGCCTGGTCGACGTGCTCACCGACGAGAGCGCGGAGCAGTTCCCCGCGCTGGAACTCTCCGTCCTGAGCGACGCCCTGTGCCGTGAGGTCCTGACGGAGTGGAACCGCACACCGTCGGCCGCGCCGGTGGCGCGGACCGTACACGAGTGGTTTCAGGAGACCGCGGCCGCGGCGCCCGAAGCGGTGGCGGTGGAGTTCGAGGACCGTCGTCTGTCGTACGGGGAGCTGAACGTACGGGCGAACCGTCTGGCGCGGCACCTGCGCGGACTGGGTGTGGGTCCGGGCGTGTTGGTGGCGCTGTGCCTTTCGCGCAGCGAGCACCTGGTCGTGGCCGTGCTCGCGGTACTGAAGGCAGGCGGAGCGTACGTGCCCGTGGACCCGGCGTCTCCGGCGGACCGGGTCGGGCACATCCTGATCGACAGCGCACCGCGGCTCCTCGTCACGGACGGGGCGCTGCCCGACGGACTGGCCGTGCCGTCGGTCCCGGTGGTGGACGTGCGCGCGGACGCCGACCGGTGGGCCGCGCTCGCCGAGGACGACGTGACCGGCACCGAAGTCGGCCCTTCGGACCTGGCCTATGTCATCTACACATCGGGTTCGACCGGTGTGCCCAAGGGGGTCATGGTCGAACACCACCACGTCGTCCGGCTGTTCACATCGACCGACGACCAGTTCCGCTTCGACGAGCGGGACGTCTGGACGCTCTTCCACTCCTTCGCGTTCGACTTCTCCGTATGGGAGATCTGGGGCGCGCTGCTGCACGGCGGCCGACTCGTGGTGGTGCCCCAGGCGATCACCCGCAACCCGCAGGACTTCTACCGGCTGCTGTGCACGTCGGGCGTGACGGTTCTGAACCAGACACCCACGGCGTTCCGCCAGCTGGTCGCGGTCCAGGCCGAGGACGCGGAGCCGCACGCGGTGCGTGTGGTGGTGTTCGGCGGCGAGGCCCTCGACGTCGCCTCGCTCAAGCCGTGGCTGCGGCGTCCGGTGAACAAGAACACTCAGCTGGTGAACGGGTACGGGATCACCGAGACCACGGTCTTCGTCACCTTCCACCCGCTGACCGAAGCCGACGTCGACCGGCCCGTCAGCCCGATCGGACAGCGCATCGCGGACCTGTGCACGTACGTCCTCGACCGGCACGGTCGCCCCGTGCCGGTCGGAGTCGTCGGGGAGCTGTACATCGGTGGCGCCGGTGTGACCCGCGGCTATCTCAACCGACCGGAGCTGACCGCGGAACGCTTCCTGGAGGACCCGTTCAGGGAGGAGAGCGGTGCGCGGATGTACCGCTCGGGGGACCTGGTCCGGCTGCTGCCGGGCGGCTCGCTGGAGTACCTGGGCCGCAACGACGACCAGGTGAAGATCCGAGGATTCCGGATCGAACTCGGCGAGATCGAGGCCCGCCTCGCCGAACATCCCGGCATCCAGGACGCCCGCGTCCTGGTGCGCGCGTACGAGGGCGAGCAGGACCGTCGCCTGGTCGCCTACCTCGTACCGGCCGCGGATCGCGCGCCGGTCGTACGGGAACTGCTGCGCCTGGAACGCACCGACCCCGAAGCCTTCGATCGCACCTTCGAACTGCCCAACGGCTTGACGGTGTTCCAGCGGAACAGGAGCGAGACCGAATTCCGCTACGACGAGATCTTTACGCAGCTGCGGTACCTGCGGAACGGCCTCACCATCGACGACGGCGACACCGTCGTCGATGCCGGCGCCGGCATCGGCCTGTTCACACTGTTCGCGGGCACCCGCTCCCCGGGCGCCCGGATCTACGCCTTCGAGCCGATCCCGCCCGTCCTCGACCCGCTGCGCCGCAACGTCGCCCTCCACGGCCTGAACGCCAAGGTGTTCGACTGCGGTCTGGCGGCGGAAGCGGGGGAGGAGACCTTCACCTTCTCCCGTCACCGCACCGCCATCTCCTCCAGCGTCACGACCGCCGAGGGCGGGCCTGTGGACGAACCCGTCGACGCCCGCCCGGACAGCGAGGAGTTCACCTGCCGTCTGCGGACTCTTTCGGAGATCATCGCGGAGGAGTCGATCGACCGGATCGACCTGCTGAGGATCGGCGTGAAGCACGCCGGATACGAGGTGCTCAGGGGAGTCCGACCGCGGGACTGGGCGATGATCCGGCAGCTCGTCATCGAACTCCATGACGTGAACGGGCAGTTGGAGAAGGTCATGACGCTCCTGAAGACCCTCGGGTACGACATCGTGTGCGAACGGAGCAACCGCTCGGTGGGCGACACGGTGCTCCATGACGTCTATGCCCGCCGCGCCGACGACCGGAGCGGCCGGCCGCTCCCCGGGCTCACCGACACCGTGTCCCGGCAGCGCTGGGCGGGCCGTGCCGCGCTGCTCACGGACGTACGGGAGTCGTTGCGTACGGTGTTGCCCGAGTACATGCTCCCGACCGCCCACGTCCTGCTCGAAGAGCTGCCGCTGACCCTGAACGGCAAACTCGACCAGAAGGCGCTGCCCGAGCCCGTGTCCAAGGGCCGCGCCCATGCCGCGCCGCGCACTGTGCAGGAGCGGCAGCTGTGCGATCTGATCGCAGAGGTGCTCCGCGTCGACCGGGTGGGCATGGACGACAACTTCTTCGGCCTGGGGGGCGACTCCCTGCTGGCGACCCGGCTCACCAGCAGAATCGGCAAGACGCTCGGGGTGAACGTGCTGATCCGAGCGGTGTACGAAGCCCGTGACATCGCCGAACTGGCGCACACGGTGAAGAACGCGCCCGCAGCCCACCAGCCGCGCCTGCGCCGGATGAACAGGAGCGCGGAGCAATGA
- a CDS encoding dTDP-4-dehydrorhamnose 3,5-epimerase family protein: MEIQETAAVPGAYVITPHKYPDPRGDFFESLRTDLISEAVGRPFTVRQVNYSVSKRNTLRGLHGVLIPPGQAKYVTCVRGAFRDIAVDLRVGSPTFGRYTSNLLTAENGVAVHITEGLGHGFLALTDDTCISYALSTVHVPGTQFEIDPLDPDLDLPWGFTEPPLLSEKDARAPSLEEARARGMLPRWPETFPEDAEHFAPAVPG; the protein is encoded by the coding sequence ATGGAGATCCAGGAGACAGCCGCCGTTCCCGGCGCCTACGTCATCACCCCGCACAAATACCCCGATCCCCGCGGAGACTTCTTCGAGTCGCTCCGCACCGACCTGATCAGCGAGGCGGTCGGGCGTCCGTTCACGGTCCGCCAGGTCAACTACTCCGTGTCGAAGCGGAACACACTGCGTGGTCTGCACGGCGTGCTCATCCCTCCGGGCCAGGCCAAGTACGTCACCTGCGTGCGGGGGGCGTTCCGCGACATAGCCGTCGATCTGCGTGTCGGTTCACCGACGTTCGGGCGGTACACGTCCAATCTGCTGACGGCCGAGAACGGCGTCGCCGTTCACATCACCGAAGGCCTCGGCCACGGTTTCCTCGCGCTGACGGACGACACCTGCATCAGCTACGCCCTGTCGACCGTCCATGTGCCGGGCACCCAGTTCGAGATAGACCCGCTCGATCCGGACCTGGACCTGCCGTGGGGGTTCACCGAGCCTCCCTTGCTCTCGGAGAAGGACGCACGGGCGCCCAGCCTGGAGGAGGCCCGCGCGAGGGGCATGCTGCCGCGCTGGCCGGAGACGTTCCCGGAGGACGCCGAGCACTTCGCTCCGGCGGTGCCCGGGTAG
- a CDS encoding GerW family sporulation protein, whose product MTAPDEPTPPTTSTQPTTALLERLTAQLGGRASTVVYGEPFTTAGVTVIPVAEVGLGFGGTAGPEAVADEGAACGGVRARPRGFIEIKNGTASYKPLRNPWLDVAVPLAAALVGAALPLLARRLAARRTPTG is encoded by the coding sequence ATGACCGCCCCGGACGAGCCGACCCCGCCCACCACGTCGACGCAACCGACCACCGCTCTGCTGGAGCGTCTGACCGCCCAGCTCGGCGGTCGGGCCTCGACGGTCGTCTACGGCGAACCCTTCACCACCGCGGGTGTCACCGTCATCCCGGTCGCCGAGGTCGGCCTCGGTTTCGGTGGTACCGCGGGGCCCGAAGCCGTGGCCGATGAGGGCGCGGCCTGCGGAGGAGTTCGGGCACGACCTCGCGGTTTCATCGAGATCAAGAACGGCACGGCCTCCTACAAGCCACTCCGGAATCCCTGGCTGGACGTCGCCGTACCGCTCGCCGCGGCCCTGGTCGGCGCCGCCCTTCCGCTTCTCGCACGCCGTCTCGCCGCACGGCGTACACCGACCGGCTGA
- a CDS encoding transposase — protein sequence MAPDGRLKGNGTQVRETFRSSPQAEIGESLPDTGPMLGAEPIGAAGDPTAYADVGHLVPAAGSVPVPRVSGRRADRLHRPERRSRRLRRVFCPPAQAA from the coding sequence ATGGCTCCGGACGGTCGGCTGAAGGGCAACGGCACACAGGTCCGCGAGACGTTCCGCAGTTCTCCCCAGGCGGAGATCGGCGAGTCGCTGCCCGACACGGGTCCGATGCTCGGCGCCGAGCCCATCGGCGCAGCAGGTGACCCGACCGCCTACGCGGACGTCGGCCACCTTGTCCCGGCGGCCGGGTCCGTGCCGGTGCCGCGTGTCTCGGGCCGTCGGGCCGACCGCCTTCACCGCCCTGAGCGCCGCAGCCGCCGTCTGCGACGGGTGTTCTGCCCGCCCGCGCAGGCAGCTTGA
- a CDS encoding DUF1707 domain-containing protein translates to MTPLPEDLPRMIGEDDRNAAVRRLQDAYTKGSISHEELDEGLHQVLNAEAHSELVSVLASLPEEHPGATSTIAAAGGRIRRRGVWRVPRVLKVESAFGRVRLDLSRAIIEHPVVDLELQLGTGRAKITVPRDAIVDVEDLHTGWKDTLYKTRRRSRPGGPKIRISGTMGFGRLKIRHAWR, encoded by the coding sequence GTGACCCCCTTACCAGAAGATCTGCCGCGGATGATCGGCGAAGACGACCGAAATGCGGCCGTGCGGCGCCTGCAGGATGCGTACACCAAAGGGAGCATCTCGCACGAGGAGTTGGACGAAGGTCTCCACCAGGTCCTCAACGCCGAGGCACACAGCGAACTGGTGTCGGTTCTGGCCTCACTCCCGGAGGAGCATCCGGGCGCCACGTCAACGATCGCCGCCGCCGGCGGGCGGATCCGACGGCGCGGTGTATGGCGGGTACCTCGGGTTCTCAAGGTCGAGTCCGCATTCGGAAGGGTCCGCCTGGACCTGTCCCGGGCGATCATCGAACACCCGGTGGTCGACCTCGAGTTGCAGCTCGGAACCGGCAGGGCAAAGATCACGGTCCCTCGCGACGCGATCGTCGACGTCGAGGATCTTCACACCGGGTGGAAGGACACGCTCTACAAGACCCGGCGGCGCTCCCGCCCCGGCGGGCCGAAGATCCGGATCTCCGGGACCATGGGGTTCGGACGGTTGAAGATCCGCCACGCCTGGCGCTGA